From Clostridium sp. SY8519:
TATTTCCAGATCGTTACGGAGCTGGCGCGCAAACAGGGCGTGCATATGGAGGAAAAAGAGCTCTGCGCGGAAGCCAACAAGTGGGAACTGTCCCACGGAGGCATTTCCGGCCGTACGGCACAGCAGTTTGTCAACTATCTGCTGGGACAGCAGAAATAGCATAAAAAACACAAGACAAGGAGAGGGTGACTATGAAGATCGAATTTCTCGGCGCGGCGCATGAAGTGACGGGCAGCTGCCATTACCTGAGTATTGGGGATTACAATGTACTGGTAGACTGCGGCATGGAACAGGGGCCGGATATTTATGAGAATCAGGATATCCCGGTGAATCCGTCATCGATTGACTATATCTTTGTAACCCATGCCCATATTGACCATTCCGGCCTGCTGCCGCTGATTACACAGCGGGGCTTCCGAGGCAGGATTTTTGCGTCGACCGCTACCGCGCAGCTGTGCAATATCATGCTGAAAGACAGCGCCCACATTCAGGAGACAGAGGCGGAATGGAAGAACCGCAGGGCAAGACGTGCCGGCAAACCGGAAGTTGTGCCGATGTACACCCTTCAGGACGCGGAGGCAGCTCTTCGGCTGTTTGTTCCCTGCTCGTATGATCAGAAAATCGAGGTTTGCGACAGCATTACCATCCGTTTCCGGGACGCGGGGCATCTGCTGGGATCGTCTTTTATTGAAATCTGGGCGAAAGAGAACGGCGAGGAAGTCAAGCTGGTCTTCTCCGGCGATCTGGGCAACGGCAACCGAGCCCTGATCCGTGACCCGGAAGTGCCGGAATCCGCAGATTATCTGGTGATAGAATCCACTTACGGAGACCGGATCCATGATACGCCGCCGGACTATGCGGTGGAACTTGCCAAAGTCATGAGCAGTACTTTCAGCAGAGGCGGCAATCTTGTGATTCCCGCGTTTTCTGTGGGACGTACCCAGGAGATGCTTTATTATCTGAGGGAAATCAAACAGAAGGATCTGCTGCCGGGATATAGAAATTTTGAAGCATACGTGGACAGTCCGCTGGCCATTGAAGCTACACATATTTTTAATGAAAACGTGCTGGAATGCTTCCGGGAGGAAGACAAGGCCATGATTCAGCAGGGTGTGAACCCGATTATGTTCAAGGGGCTGAATACAGCCGTGACCAGTCAGGACTCCATGGCCATCAATATGGTGCAGAAACCCCACGTCATCATTTCCGCTTCCGGCATGTGCGAAGCCGGCCGGATCCGTCACCATCTGAAGCACAATCTGTGGCGGCCGGAGTGCACGATTCTGTTTGTGGGATATCAGGTGCCCGGTACACTGGGTTACAACCTTCTGCATGGAGCAAAGGAAGTCAAGTTGTTCGGCGAGAAAATCCACGTAGCCGCCCAGATTGTCAACCTGCCCGGAATCAGCGGACACGCGGACCGCAATCACCTGACGGAATGGGTGCGCGAGATCGGACAGAAGCCGAAGCATATCTTTGTGGTCCACGGGGAAGACAAAGTCACGGACAGTTTTGCCGAGTATCTGGCAGGAGTGACCGGCATTCCGTGTACAGCGCCTTACAGCGGCGATGCCTATGATCTGCTGACGGATACCTGTATCGCGGTAGGCGACCGCAAACGGATCGAAAAGAAGAAAAAGAAACGCAGCACTGCGGTACAGGATCGTCTGCTGGCAGCTGCCGAGCGCCTGCTGGCCATTGCGGGCCGATCCAGTGAACTGGCAAACAAAGACCAGGCCAAATTCGCGGATCAGATCAATGCGCTATGCGATAAGTGGGATAAGTAAAATGTAACAAAGCGTAAGGAATTTTTAACATATTATTCATACTAAAATGGTACACTATTCAATATGCAGCAGATTGTTAGAAAGGATTCATGAGAGGTAGAGAGTTTTGAAACACACAGAAAGGAAAGATGTGCTCCGTCTGGCAGTGATTGTGGCGGCTGTGGTGGTAATCTGCGTGATTTTTCATGCAGCCGGCAAACGTCTGAGCCGGACACCGGTCATCAAACTGTCCGGGAAAAAGACTGTGCAGATTACAATGGGTACGGATTATGATGATGATGGAGCCACTGCGACTCTGGGAGACAAAAACATTACCGGCCGCATTATAAAGACTGACAATCTGAATACAGACAAAGTCGGAACTTACCAGATCACCTATACGGTAAAACGTTTCAAGCAAAGCTATTCCGTGACCCGGACCGTGAAAGTGATCGATAAGGAAAAACCGGTGCTTACGCTGAAGGGATCCGCCAGCCAGACGGTGACACTGGGGGAAAAATACGAAGACCCGGGGTATACCGCCACGGATGATTCCGACGGTGATGTGACAGCGAAGGTGAAGGTCAGCGGATATGTGGATCCCTATCTGGCAGGGGACTACCGGCTGAAGTATCAGGTCTCGGACCGTTCCGGCAATACGGCCACCGCGGTGCGCAGGATCAAAGTCAAAGGACCGGCGAAAAAAGACGGAAAGAGCATCATATATCTGACCTTTGATGACGGACCCAGCACCAAGGTTACGCCGAAAATCCTGAATACACTGAAAAAATATAACGTAAAGGCCACCTTTTTTGTGATTAATTACGACAAGGAGACGCTGCCGATCCTGAAACAGGAGGTTTCTGACGGCCATACGGTGGCTGTGCACAGCTATACCCATGATTACGCGAAGATTTACCAGTCGGTGTCCGCGTTTATGGAAGACAACCACAAGCTGCGGGACAAGCTCACAAAAGATACGGGCATCAAGCCCACACTGATGCGGTTCCCCGGCGGAAGTTCCAATACCATCAGCCGCAGATACCACAAGGGAATCATGAAGAAGCTGGTGGAAGAAGTTACGGAAGACGGATACAATTATCTGGACTGGAATGTGGACTCCACGGATGCCTCCGGCAATAATGTTCCGGTGTCAAAGATTGTCAGCAGCGTGACCGGCGAATTGGAAAAAGGACGGAGCAACGTGGTCCTGTGCCATGATACCAATGCAAAGGAAACGACTGCAAAGGCCCTGCCGAAGATCATAAATTATGGTTTGAAACACGGATATACGTTTGCGGCATGCAGTGATGATATGTATATGGCGCATCAGAATGTACTGAACTGATGCTTTTCGGTTTCTGCGGGAAGTTCGCGGAAAACAGCAGCAAAGGCTTTGCCGGAAGATTACGAAAGAAATGAGGCGCGGTTCCCGCCAAAAATGGGGAACCGGCGCCTCATTTGCCATACTCAGCGCTCCTGAATAATCTGAATGTCCAGACCGTCAGGATCTTTGATAAAAAAGAAGCTGGTGCGGGGATTGGGAGATATGACGGATCCCGGCTTGTATCCCAGTTCCTGCATGCGGACAAAAGCGGCATCCAGGTCATCAGTGCGGAAACCGATGGAGATGCCGCCGCCGTAGTAGAGTCTGCCGGCGGTATGCACCAGTTCGATATTGACGGATCCGGTGTCATCACTTAAAAATACGATGGCGTGATCCGGCTGGTCTCGGAGATCCCGGACAATACGCAGTCCCAGGATGTCTTGATAGAAGGAAACAGATTCGTTTAAATTTTTTACCATGATCGTTGTGTGAGCAATCTGCATAAAAACACACCTTCCTTTCGACGGTTTTATGTTAGTTTTCCTGAATTCAGTGTGACATAATTTCTGCTGTTTCGCAAGTGAAATTCCCTGCGGAAACAGGGAAATTTGCAGGAACCCGTGTTTTATGGTAGAGTGTACTCCATAGGAATCGATCAGAAGGAAGAGGGATAAAATGAAAGATTTGCTGGATTCCCACACACATTCGATTGTGAGCGGCCATGCATACAGTTCTATGAATGAGATGATCGCGGCAGCCGTGGAGAAGAAGCTTTCTCTGCTGGCGATTACCGAGCATGCGCCGGCCATGGATGGATCCTGTCAGAAGTTGTATTTTAAAAATCTGAAGATCCTTCCGCGGAAGCGGGGGGACTTGTGGACGCTTTTCGGTGCAGAATTAAATATCCTGAACAAAGAGGGAGAAGTGGACCTGGACGGGGATGTGCTCAAGGAAGTGGATGTGGCCATTGCCAGCATACATCCGCCTACCTACCATTCCGCATCCAATGCGGAGGACAATACGACCGCCTATATCCGTGCCATGAGCAATCCCTGCATCAACATCATCGGCCATCCGGACGACGGCAGATATCCGGTGAATTACGGGGAACTGGTGCGTGCGGCCAAGGCTTACCATGTGCTGCTGGAAGTGAACAATTCTTCTTTCCTTCCCACCAGCAGCCGGACAGACACAAGAGACAACTGCAGAGCCATGCTGGAGGAGTGCATGCGCTATCAGGCGCCGGTGATTATCAATTCCGATGCCCATGCGGATTTTCAGGTGGGGGCGCATGAGGAAGCGTGGAAATTGATCCATGAGATGGAATTTCCGGAGGAACTGATCGCCAATACCAGTCTGGATTTGTATTTTTCCTATCTGAACTACAATCCGCTGTTTACCTTATAAGGAAATCCTTTACTTTACAACTTTAATATGCTAAAATTTCATGCAGGAGGCGTAAAGGATGAGCAAAACAGTTAGAACCGAGGCGGTAGCCCATTTGTTTGACGCGATTCTTTCCTTGAAAAACCGGGAAGAGTGCTTTACTTTTTTTGAAGATGTATGTACCATCAATGAGCTGCTGTCATTGTCTCAGCGGTTTGAAGTGGCTTATATGCTGCGTCAGAAAAAGACGTATCTGGACATTGCAGAGAAGACCGGGGCATCCACTGCGACCATCAGCAGAGTGAACCGGTCGCTGAATTACGGCAACGACGGGTACGATATGGTATTCGCCCGGATCAGCAGGGAAGACCTGCAGGAAGAATCCCACGGCGAGTGACCGTAGAGCAGAATGTGCACAGAAAGAAAATGGAGAAGCTGTCAGACTGGCAGCTTCTCTTTTATGATACCGGAGCATGTTCCGGAGACATTGAAAAAGGAGAACAGAATTGAGCAAATACGATATGTTGAATCCGGAACAGCGGGAAGCGGTATTCTATACGGAAGGCCCGCTTCTGATCCTTGCGGGTGCCGGATCCGGAAAAACCAGAGTGCTGACCCACCGCGCGGCCTATCTGATCGAAGAGAAGGGGGTAAATCCTTACCACATCCTGGCGATTACATTTACCAACAAAGCAGCGGGTGAGATGCGGGAGCGGATTGATGACATGGTGGGATTCGGCGCGGAGAGTATCTGGGTGTCCACTTTTCACTCCTGCTGCGTGCGGATTCTGCGCAGGTACATTGACCGGATCGGCTATGACAACAATTTTTCCATTTATGATGCGGATGATCAGAAGCATGTGATGAAAGAGATTGTCAAACGGCTGAATATCAACACCAAGATGTATAAGGAGCGGGCGTTTTTAAATGCCATTTCTTCCGCGAAAGATGAGCTGATCGGACCGGAGGAATACAAAAGCCGGACAGGCGGCGATCTGCCCAAAGAGCAGACCGCGCGGGTCTACCGGGAATATCAGGAAGTACTGCGTAAGAATAACGCACTGGATTTTGACGACTTGATTTTCAAATGCGTGGAACTGCTGCAGAAGGATCCCCAGGTGCTGGAATCCTATCAGGAGCGTTTTCAGTACATTATGGTGGATGAATACCAGGACACCAATACGGCGCAGTTTCAGCTGATCCGTCTGCTGGCAGGCAAATACCGGAATCTCTGCGTGGTAGGAGATGATGACCAGTCCATTTACCGGTTCCGGGGAGCCAACATTCAGAATATTTTAAGCTTCGAGGAGCAGTATCCGGATGCGAAAGTCATTAAGCTGGAGCAGAATTACCGCTCCACGCAGAATATTCTGGATGCGGCAAACGCGGTGATCAAAAACAACAGGGGACGGAAGGACAAGGCCCTCTGGACAGAAGAACAGGGCGGGGAAAAAGTGCATTTCCAGCAGTTCGAAACAGCTTATGAGGAAGCGGATTTTATCGCGGGAGATGTGGCCCGGCTGGAACGGAAAGGAATCTTTGACTACGGGGAAAGCGCGGTGCTGTACCGCACCAATGCCCAATCCCGTCTGCTGGAAGAGAAATTTGTCAGCAGAAACATTCCCTATCGGATCATCGGCGGCGTGAACTTTTACTCCAGAAAAGAGATCAAGGACATTCTGGCGTATTTAAAGACCATCGACAACGGCAGCGACGATCTGGCGGTGAAACGGATCATCAATATTCCGAAGCGGGGCATCGGCGCCACCAGCATCAACCGTGTGCAGACCTATGCGGATGAACAGGGCATCAGCTTTTTCGAGGCCTGCCGCATGACCGAGCAGATCCCGAAGATCGGCAAGGCAGCAGGGAAAATCCAGGGCTTTGTCAACCTGATCCGTGTCCTGCGGGCGGAAATCCCGGAACTGGGCATTCAGCGGGTGACGGAGAAGCTGCTGGAAGAAACGGGCTATGTGGAGGATCTGAAAGCAGAGCATGACGAAGAAGCAGACGCGCGGATTGAGAATATCGATGAACTGATCAGCAAAATCGCGGATTATGAGGATACGGCGGAAGAGCCGACACTGGGAGAATTCCTGGACGAAGTGTCACTGGTGGCGGATATTGACAGCCTGGAAGATGACAAGAATTATGTCACGCTGATGACCCTGCACAGCGCCAAGGGGCTGGAGTTCCCCAATGTGTATATGGCAGGCATGGAAGACGGACTTTTTCCGAGCTATATGACCATTACCGCGGACGATCCCACAGAGCTTGAAGAGGAACGCCGGCTGTGTTATGTGGGAATCACCCGGGCGAAGAAACGCCTGACGATGACGGCGGCCCGTACCCGGATGCAGCGGGGAGAAATGCAGTATAACCGTACCTCACGGTTCCTGAAGGAAGTACCGGAAGAACTTCTGGAAGGTCAGCTGGTGAAACAGAAGGAACGTCCCATATATCAGCAGGCCAATACCGGATACGCGGCAGCCCGCAAGGCGCTTCACGGCAAGGATTCCTATGCGGCCATGCGGCCCCGGAAGGAGTTCGGCAATGCGTCGGAAATCCCGAAGCCGGCCTATCAGGTGGGAGACCGGGTTCGTCACAAGAAGTTCGGGGACGGTACGGTGACTGCCATGACAGCCGGCGGCCGTGATTATGAAGTAACGGTGGATTTTGATACAGCCGGGACGAAAAAAATGTTTGCGCTGTTTGCAAAGATGGTGAAACTGTGATACACTTTTTCTAGTATAAAATGTGAAAAGGAGCATGACTATGAAAAACATTGATGATATTCAGAGCTTAGCGAAATTTACCAACATCATCAGAAAAGATGAACAGAAATCTGCAGTCAAAAAAGTGATCGTAGCAGCAGGAGTACTTGCAGTCATCGCAGCAGTCGCATTTTGCATCTACAAGTTCTTCGCTCCTGATTACATGGATGACTTCGATGACGAATTCGAGGATGATTTCGATGACAACTTCTTCGATGACGAAGAAGAGGAGAAGGAATCCGCATTCGTAGATGACGAGGCAGAATAATAGAGCCCTTCTTTAAGAATGAGGCCTTCATTCCGGAAAAGAGCCTGCCTTAAAAAGAGAGGCTTTCATTTCAGTGTTTGAATAGGACAAGAATCACCCGCCCGGTATTATGTGCTGGACGGGTTTTTTCCGGTTATGATTCCGCTGGCCGACGGTTTTCCGACCGTCGTTTTCGTAAAAAACAACTGCCGTGCTCCGCAGTGACAGCAAAGGAAAGAATATATGAAAAAAGGTGAAATCTACAGCGGTCTGGTGACGGATCTTGCGTTTCCGAACAAGGCAAATGTGCATATTACAGAACCGGAGGAGGGAGATATTCAGGTCAAGAACCTGCTTCCCGGCCAGAAGGTATCCGTACGCCTGACCAAAAAAAGAAAAGGAAAATATGAAGGCCGTCTGGTGGAACTGCTGGAACGGTCCGCAGACGAACTGGAGACCGCCGGATGCCCCCATGCAGGTATCTGCGGCGGATGCGTCTACCAGACCCTGACTTACGAGAAAGAACTGGAACTGAAGCAGTCACAGGTACTGCGTCTCCTTGCGCCGGTTCTGCCGGAAGCCGAGACACTCTTTGAGGGCATCTATCCAAGCCCGAGAAAAGACGGCTACCGCAACAAGATGGAATATACCTTCGGAGATGAGTACAGGGACGGTCCGCTGGCGCTGGGACTGCACAAACGGGGGGCATTTTACGACATTGTTCCGGTAACCGGCTGCCGGATCGCAGACGGGGATTTCGCGGCGATTCTGTCGGCAACCAGGGACTATTTCAGCGAGCTGGGAGTCCCGTATTACCACCGGATGCGCCACGAAGGCTATCTCAGACACCTGCTGGTGCGCAAGGCGGCCCGCACCGGAGAGATTCTGACGGATCTGATTACTGCTTCTCCTGCGGGACTTTCGGGCCGGGATGGAGCAGAGCAGGGAAAAGAGACGGCGGAAGCGGCAGACGGGACATGGGACGGCGCGCGTCAGCCCATGAATGGGAGCGAACAGCCGGAGAACGGCGCAAAAGGCACTGACGGCGGCTGCGGACTGTCGGAAGAGGAACTGCTGGAAGGATGGAAAGAACGCCTGCTTTCCCTGAATTTGGAGGGGACATGGCAGGGAATTCTTCACACCCGCAACGACAGCCTGGCGGATGCAGTCAAGGATGAGGGGACACAGGTGCTTTACGGAACAGATGCATTTACCGAGCAGTGCCTGGGCCTGCGGTTCCGGATTACGCCGTTTTCCTTTTTCCAGACCAATTCCCTGGGTGCGGAAGTCCTGTATGATACCGCCAGATCCATGATCCGCGGCGCGCTGGGTGACGGCGGCAAAACCGTATTTGACCTGTACAGCGGCACCGGGACGATCGCGCAGATGCTGGCGCCGGTGGCCGGCTCCGTTATCGGCGTGGAGATCGTGGAGGAAGCGGTGGAAGCGGCCCGGGAAAACGCGGCGCTGAATCATCTGACCAACTGCCGTTTTCTTGCGGAAGATGTGCTGAAAGCGCTGGATCAGATTGAGGAAAAGCCGGACGTGATTGTGCTGGATCCGCCCCGGGAAGGGGTCCATCCAAAGGCGCTGAAAAAGATTATCGCCTATGGGGCGGAATCTATCCTTTATATTTCCTGCAAGCCGACCAGCCTGGCCAGGGATCTTGTGGAGCTGCAGTCCGGGGGATATGCAGTGAAGCGGCTGTGCTGTGTGGATATGTTTCCGGGGACGGGGAACGTGGAAACCATTGTGTTGCTATCACGCACCAACTCGTAGAAATCGCTGAATTCAAGCACTTTTTCGAGCATTTCACCTTCGACAAAACGGCTTGGTCTGACCGCGGAAAACGGGTGGAAAAGTACATCACAGTGGTGATAGCTTTAGACCTCGTTACAGTAGCAATGTAAAACCAGATTCAGAACAGACAAATATACATAGTCATTAGAGGACGTTAGTTTACTGGCATTTCCAGTAGATTGGCGTCCTTTTTCTTTGCAGAAATTTAGGAAAGAAGGGAAAGACGATGGCATTCGATTATTTCTACGGACAGGAAGATGCGGAGCAGTTTCTGTTCTACCGGATCCCGAAGACATTGATCACCGGCGAAGAATTCCGCGAAGTTTCCGTTGAAGCAAAACTTTTATACGGGCTGATGCTGGATCGCCTGTCCCTGTCGATGAAAAACGGATGGTTTGATGATCAGAACAGAGCATACATCATTTACACAGTGGAAGACATCATGAGCGATCTGCAGTGCGGTAACCAGAAAGCGGTGAAGCTGCTGAGTGAGCTGGAGAAAAAGGCAGGACTGATCAGGCGCAAGCGGCAGGGACTTGGAAAGCCGTCTCTGACCTATCTCATCTTTGGACTCGTCTGCACAAACTTTGGCGAAGCATGGCGGCTTGCGGAGGGAGCGGATGCATCTGAAAAGACAGCGTCATTGATGACGAGAGCCCGATAATGAAAAAGCCCTCTTCCTGCAGCGCATGTGCACCTATGCCGCAGGAAAAGGGCATGAAAAAGCCAGGGACTGATCGCGTGTCAGTTCCTGGCTATGTAATGGTCAGTATTCAGTTTTATCTTTTGCCTCTTCATCGTCCAGTCCGGACGGAGGAATGGCAAAGGCATGCAATTGACCGGAGAGTCATACAGACCATCCTAAGTTTTTTTCTTTGTCTTTTCTGAGTGAGCACCCTTTCGGATGCTCTGTTCGTCATGCAGTTTTCAAGGTACTGTTCGTATCAGTACTGGCAGATACGATGGTGTTAAAGAAGTCTCACTTGTTACTTTGCTTATTGACTTTCTTTAATAGTTAGTCTGTTTTATGTCTGCCCGATTGATTGCCGGTGTCTCAACGCGCTTCGCCAGATACAGGCAGTATGCTGCAGATACGACGACGATCACGATATGCAGGATCAAATTCACAAGCTGAGAGCCTTCGTCGGATGCGAAGACAGATGTTACATCGATGAAACTGTGCGCCAGGATCCCGGGCAGAAGGCTTCCGCTCTTGTAAAACACGAGCGTAAAGACAAAACCCATGGCAACCGCGAAAACCACCTGGGTGAGGGTGGCAATCAGTTCATGTCCGGTAAAAAGATTTATAATATGCCCCATCCCGAAGGTGACGGATGAGACGATGACAGCCGCTGTGACGCTGCCGTCCTTCAGCATGGCCTTGAACAGGAAGCCCCGGAAGATCAGTTCCTCTGCAAATCCGACCAAAGCCATGGATACTGCGGCATAGATCAGTCCCGGCACAGGATAATCAGGCTGAAATCCGCCGAAGAGATTCATACAGGATAGGAGCCACAAAGGAATGAACCACAGCATGGCTCTGCTGTTCTTCGCCCAGTCGGCCAGGCCGTACTTTCCCATGAGTCCGTTCTTTTTCACAAACAGGAAAATCGCTGCGGATATCACGATCAAGCCCAGCATGTGCCACAGCGAATCGAGGCCGAAATTGTTTTGCAGCGTCCCCATGCCCACCGCGTAGATCACGATCCACAGGATCGCAAAGGTGATCTCACTTTTTTGATACAGCTTCGCCATTTTGATTACTTCCTCTCTCTAATCCTTCTGCAATCATTATTAATGCGCTTCGAATGGCATCAGAATCATATTTCATTCCATTATTTGCAATCAGACTTGCATAACCATGAACAACGGCTACCAATGGTTCAAAAAAAACTGCCGCTTCTTCTATTGTCAGTCCTTCTTCCGAACTGACTGTCGCAAGCACATCAGCTGCTTCCGGTGCCTGAATCAGGTCCTCCAGGCTAAGGCCGGAAAAACGGCCTGATTGAAAGAGAAAACGGAACAACTGCGGCTCCTCTTCAGCAAACCGGATATATCGGATCCCCATTTCCAAAAGATCTCCGGATGCAAGTATATATTCACTGTGAAATGCATCTGCTTTCCGGTAAGTCAGATCTTTCAAGATGTCTGTATCCGGAAACTGATACATAATCGGCTGCGTAGAGCACCCCAGAAAAGACGCCAGGTTTCTCACGGTCAATGCTTCATGGCCCTGTTCCCGAATTAACCGGAAGGCGCCGTCGATCATAGCTTCTTTTGTCGTCGTTGGTTTCTTAGGCATAGGAGTCACCTCATAATACTATAACAACTGTTATTGTATTTCAGATTATCTCTTCTGTCAAGAACCACTTCAATACTTTCAGGCATACAATAGCCGGGGGCTGTTATAAACACAGAGATCCATGAGGTCGTGCGCTCCTTCAACCTGACGCCGGAGGAACTGCGGGAATTTCTGCAGAGCCGAAAGAGCAATGCTCCGGCAAAACTTCCTGAGCCGGCATCATCAGAGAAAAGCACAGCGACAGAATAGGAGGCCGATTATGAGGAAGCGTAATTTACTTGCAGCACTGCTGGCAGCGATGCTCTGCTGCGGACTCTGTTATACAACTGCATTTGCGCAGACAAATGAACCGGAAGCAGCGCCGGCAGAAGAACTGGTTACCAAGGGAGAGACAGAGGAGCCTGAAGAGTTTCCACCGCTTACACCAGAAGGAAACCTGACGCTGGTGGATGATGAGGATGCCAAGGCAGTTCAGAAAGCCATGAATGAGCAGAAAGCGCAGACGACACAGGCGGAAGAGACGGTAAAACCGGAGAAGGAACCGGAGAAAGAGGCTACAGAGCAGGAAGTGGAGGCTCCGAAAAAGAAGCAGACCGGGAGTCTGTTTGCGGCGGCCGGTGTGCTGATCATTGTCATTGGCGGCACAGGGATCTGGATCTTCCTGCAGGCAAAGAAGAAAAAGAAGCCAGCGGATCAGCCGAATCCGGATGCAGATTATCGAGAGGATGACGATGGATACGATATCCCTGAGGAATCTGAAGAAAAGGAAGCGGAAGACTTCAATGATGAGGAGGAATAAAAAGATGGGTGAGCAGAATAGAAATTATGGACAGATCAAAGAGATCACCCTGCATTTTGGAAAAGGAACAGTGGAGCCCTTCACGGCAAAGGACGGCAGGGAGATGCTGAAGATCGTGATCCCCAATGCGGACCACAGTGATCATACTCCCTGGGCAAGCTTCGTGCTTCCGGCAAAAGCGGTCCATGAGAATCAGTACGGTAAAGCGCTTTGGACAAAGATTCCTGCCGATGGGCACACAACTCTCACTAAGCCGTTTCTTGCCGGTCAAAGTGAAGACGGCAGGAATATCTGGAAGGATGAGAAGAC
This genomic window contains:
- a CDS encoding MBL fold metallo-hydrolase, producing the protein MKIEFLGAAHEVTGSCHYLSIGDYNVLVDCGMEQGPDIYENQDIPVNPSSIDYIFVTHAHIDHSGLLPLITQRGFRGRIFASTATAQLCNIMLKDSAHIQETEAEWKNRRARRAGKPEVVPMYTLQDAEAALRLFVPCSYDQKIEVCDSITIRFRDAGHLLGSSFIEIWAKENGEEVKLVFSGDLGNGNRALIRDPEVPESADYLVIESTYGDRIHDTPPDYAVELAKVMSSTFSRGGNLVIPAFSVGRTQEMLYYLREIKQKDLLPGYRNFEAYVDSPLAIEATHIFNENVLECFREEDKAMIQQGVNPIMFKGLNTAVTSQDSMAINMVQKPHVIISASGMCEAGRIRHHLKHNLWRPECTILFVGYQVPGTLGYNLLHGAKEVKLFGEKIHVAAQIVNLPGISGHADRNHLTEWVREIGQKPKHIFVVHGEDKVTDSFAEYLAGVTGIPCTAPYSGDAYDLLTDTCIAVGDRKRIEKKKKKRSTAVQDRLLAAAERLLAIAGRSSELANKDQAKFADQINALCDKWDK
- a CDS encoding polysaccharide deacetylase family protein, with amino-acid sequence MKHTERKDVLRLAVIVAAVVVICVIFHAAGKRLSRTPVIKLSGKKTVQITMGTDYDDDGATATLGDKNITGRIIKTDNLNTDKVGTYQITYTVKRFKQSYSVTRTVKVIDKEKPVLTLKGSASQTVTLGEKYEDPGYTATDDSDGDVTAKVKVSGYVDPYLAGDYRLKYQVSDRSGNTATAVRRIKVKGPAKKDGKSIIYLTFDDGPSTKVTPKILNTLKKYNVKATFFVINYDKETLPILKQEVSDGHTVAVHSYTHDYAKIYQSVSAFMEDNHKLRDKLTKDTGIKPTLMRFPGGSSNTISRRYHKGIMKKLVEEVTEDGYNYLDWNVDSTDASGNNVPVSKIVSSVTGELEKGRSNVVLCHDTNAKETTAKALPKIINYGLKHGYTFAACSDDMYMAHQNVLN
- a CDS encoding VOC family protein — encoded protein: MQIAHTTIMVKNLNESVSFYQDILGLRIVRDLRDQPDHAIVFLSDDTGSVNIELVHTAGRLYYGGGISIGFRTDDLDAAFVRMQELGYKPGSVISPNPRTSFFFIKDPDGLDIQIIQER
- a CDS encoding phosphatase; translated protein: MKDLLDSHTHSIVSGHAYSSMNEMIAAAVEKKLSLLAITEHAPAMDGSCQKLYFKNLKILPRKRGDLWTLFGAELNILNKEGEVDLDGDVLKEVDVAIASIHPPTYHSASNAEDNTTAYIRAMSNPCINIIGHPDDGRYPVNYGELVRAAKAYHVLLEVNNSSFLPTSSRTDTRDNCRAMLEECMRYQAPVIINSDAHADFQVGAHEEAWKLIHEMEFPEELIANTSLDLYFSYLNYNPLFTL
- a CDS encoding YerC/YecD family TrpR-related protein: MSKTVRTEAVAHLFDAILSLKNREECFTFFEDVCTINELLSLSQRFEVAYMLRQKKTYLDIAEKTGASTATISRVNRSLNYGNDGYDMVFARISREDLQEESHGE
- the pcrA gene encoding DNA helicase PcrA translates to MSKYDMLNPEQREAVFYTEGPLLILAGAGSGKTRVLTHRAAYLIEEKGVNPYHILAITFTNKAAGEMRERIDDMVGFGAESIWVSTFHSCCVRILRRYIDRIGYDNNFSIYDADDQKHVMKEIVKRLNINTKMYKERAFLNAISSAKDELIGPEEYKSRTGGDLPKEQTARVYREYQEVLRKNNALDFDDLIFKCVELLQKDPQVLESYQERFQYIMVDEYQDTNTAQFQLIRLLAGKYRNLCVVGDDDQSIYRFRGANIQNILSFEEQYPDAKVIKLEQNYRSTQNILDAANAVIKNNRGRKDKALWTEEQGGEKVHFQQFETAYEEADFIAGDVARLERKGIFDYGESAVLYRTNAQSRLLEEKFVSRNIPYRIIGGVNFYSRKEIKDILAYLKTIDNGSDDLAVKRIINIPKRGIGATSINRVQTYADEQGISFFEACRMTEQIPKIGKAAGKIQGFVNLIRVLRAEIPELGIQRVTEKLLEETGYVEDLKAEHDEEADARIENIDELISKIADYEDTAEEPTLGEFLDEVSLVADIDSLEDDKNYVTLMTLHSAKGLEFPNVYMAGMEDGLFPSYMTITADDPTELEEERRLCYVGITRAKKRLTMTAARTRMQRGEMQYNRTSRFLKEVPEELLEGQLVKQKERPIYQQANTGYAAARKALHGKDSYAAMRPRKEFGNASEIPKPAYQVGDRVRHKKFGDGTVTAMTAGGRDYEVTVDFDTAGTKKMFALFAKMVKL
- a CDS encoding class I SAM-dependent RNA methyltransferase, translating into MKKGEIYSGLVTDLAFPNKANVHITEPEEGDIQVKNLLPGQKVSVRLTKKRKGKYEGRLVELLERSADELETAGCPHAGICGGCVYQTLTYEKELELKQSQVLRLLAPVLPEAETLFEGIYPSPRKDGYRNKMEYTFGDEYRDGPLALGLHKRGAFYDIVPVTGCRIADGDFAAILSATRDYFSELGVPYYHRMRHEGYLRHLLVRKAARTGEILTDLITASPAGLSGRDGAEQGKETAEAADGTWDGARQPMNGSEQPENGAKGTDGGCGLSEEELLEGWKERLLSLNLEGTWQGILHTRNDSLADAVKDEGTQVLYGTDAFTEQCLGLRFRITPFSFFQTNSLGAEVLYDTARSMIRGALGDGGKTVFDLYSGTGTIAQMLAPVAGSVIGVEIVEEAVEAARENAALNHLTNCRFLAEDVLKALDQIEEKPDVIVLDPPREGVHPKALKKIIAYGAESILYISCKPTSLARDLVELQSGGYAVKRLCCVDMFPGTGNVETIVLLSRTNS
- a CDS encoding CPBP family intramembrane glutamic endopeptidase, with the translated sequence MAKLYQKSEITFAILWIVIYAVGMGTLQNNFGLDSLWHMLGLIVISAAIFLFVKKNGLMGKYGLADWAKNSRAMLWFIPLWLLSCMNLFGGFQPDYPVPGLIYAAVSMALVGFAEELIFRGFLFKAMLKDGSVTAAVIVSSVTFGMGHIINLFTGHELIATLTQVVFAVAMGFVFTLVFYKSGSLLPGILAHSFIDVTSVFASDEGSQLVNLILHIVIVVVSAAYCLYLAKRVETPAINRADIKQTNY